A stretch of the Flavobacterium sp. 5 genome encodes the following:
- a CDS encoding peptidase M61 has product MKKIIFTLAFTSLIWTSKASTTKPVDSKKEGIEVNINLVDVKDDQVLVTVKAPKIKTDDITYSLPKTVPGTYSVDDYGKYVADFKAYDSKGNLLTVTKADNNTWSIKKAKSLVKITYLVNDTYDTEKGNGFGQDDVFSPAGTNIDVNKNFMLNLHGFVGYFQDKKEVPYKVTITHPATLWGATSMIDKDGSSTTDVFDMPLYSELLENPIMYSKADYTTFNVDGMDIQIAVYSPSGKFTAESITPEMKTMMTAQKTFLGKINSTKKYTVILYLSTMSPTDAKGFGALEHPTATTVVMPEVMPKDELVKQMKDVVSHEFFHIVTPLTIHSKEIQYFDYNAPKMSQHLWMYEGVTEYFANLFQINQGLINEDEFYSRIAEKIQSANAMNDTMPFTTMSANVLTEPYKDQYLNVYQKGALIGMCIDIQIREKSNGKKGILDLMHQLSNEYGVSKPFNDADLFTKITSLTYPEVGEFLTKYVSGPTPIPYYDYLAKVGVTKNTKKTPDGIFLQGQVPYVGVNKENKEIFVAPNKELHIFYTTLGLKGGDIILAINDKPYNLDNIYDMITDSQKWKENDPISIKIKRDGKEEILKGNVKFPYVDTEGLEATDASKATLREAWLKG; this is encoded by the coding sequence ATGAAAAAAATAATTTTCACTCTTGCTTTCACTTCATTAATCTGGACAAGTAAAGCGAGTACTACAAAGCCTGTAGATTCAAAAAAAGAAGGAATTGAAGTCAACATTAATCTTGTTGATGTAAAAGATGATCAAGTTTTGGTTACTGTAAAAGCTCCAAAAATTAAAACAGACGACATCACATATAGCCTTCCTAAAACTGTCCCGGGAACTTACTCCGTAGATGATTACGGAAAATATGTTGCCGATTTTAAAGCGTATGACAGCAAAGGGAATTTATTAACTGTTACGAAAGCGGATAACAATACATGGTCTATCAAAAAAGCAAAATCATTAGTAAAAATTACTTACTTGGTAAATGACACATACGATACCGAAAAAGGAAATGGTTTTGGTCAAGATGATGTTTTCTCTCCAGCTGGTACTAATATTGATGTCAATAAAAATTTCATGTTAAACTTACATGGTTTTGTAGGCTATTTTCAAGATAAAAAAGAAGTACCTTATAAAGTTACTATAACTCATCCCGCTACACTTTGGGGAGCTACATCAATGATTGATAAAGATGGATCATCTACAACAGATGTTTTTGATATGCCACTTTATTCTGAATTATTAGAAAATCCAATCATGTATTCTAAAGCAGACTACACTACTTTTAATGTAGATGGAATGGATATTCAAATTGCAGTTTACTCACCATCTGGAAAATTTACTGCCGAGAGTATTACTCCCGAAATGAAAACAATGATGACTGCTCAAAAAACATTTTTAGGAAAAATCAATTCTACAAAAAAATATACAGTTATACTATATCTTTCTACAATGTCTCCAACAGATGCCAAAGGTTTTGGCGCATTGGAACACCCTACAGCAACAACAGTTGTAATGCCAGAAGTAATGCCGAAAGACGAATTGGTAAAACAAATGAAAGATGTTGTTTCTCATGAATTCTTTCACATTGTAACTCCTTTGACTATTCACTCAAAAGAGATTCAGTATTTTGATTATAACGCACCAAAAATGTCTCAACATTTATGGATGTACGAAGGAGTAACAGAATATTTTGCTAATTTATTCCAAATCAATCAAGGATTAATTAATGAAGATGAATTCTATTCTCGTATAGCTGAAAAAATACAAAGCGCGAATGCAATGAACGACACCATGCCTTTTACTACAATGAGCGCAAATGTCTTGACAGAGCCTTATAAAGATCAATATCTAAATGTGTATCAAAAAGGAGCCTTAATCGGAATGTGTATAGATATCCAAATTAGAGAGAAGAGTAATGGTAAAAAAGGAATCCTAGATTTAATGCATCAGCTTTCTAACGAATACGGAGTTTCAAAACCATTCAATGACGCCGATTTATTTACCAAAATAACTTCATTAACGTATCCAGAAGTTGGCGAATTTTTAACCAAATACGTTTCTGGCCCAACACCTATTCCTTATTATGACTATCTAGCAAAAGTAGGGGTTACAAAAAACACCAAAAAAACACCTGATGGAATATTTCTACAAGGTCAAGTTCCTTACGTTGGTGTAAACAAAGAAAATAAAGAAATTTTTGTTGCTCCGAACAAAGAGTTACACATTTTCTATACTACATTAGGTCTAAAAGGCGGAGACATTATCCTTGCTATTAATGACAAACCCTATAATCTTGACAACATCTATGATATGATTACCGATAGTCAAAAATGGAAAGAAAACGATCCAATTTCTATCAAAATTAAAAGAGATGGTAAAGAAGAAATACTGAAAGGAAACGTAAAATTCCCTTACGTAGACACAGAAGGACTTGAAGCTACAGATGCATCAAAAGCAACATTAAGAGAAGCTTGGTTGAAAGGATAA
- a CDS encoding DUF2805 domain-containing protein — protein MKKSNRKELNWEQTERLIALAQEERNPFEIIHKEFGLAEKEVLEIMKKKMPTEKYEMWKKKAIASKPKPKPLKIDDFDEDLDGKYYIKNKLD, from the coding sequence ATGAAAAAGAGTAACCGTAAAGAATTAAACTGGGAACAAACAGAAAGACTGATTGCATTGGCCCAAGAAGAGAGAAATCCATTTGAAATTATACATAAAGAATTTGGATTAGCCGAGAAGGAGGTTCTTGAAATTATGAAAAAGAAAATGCCGACTGAAAAATATGAAATGTGGAAAAAGAAAGCAATAGCAAGTAAACCTAAACCGAAGCCTTTAAAAATCGATGATTTTGATGAAGACTTAGATGGTAAATATTACATAAAAAATAAATTAGATTAA
- a CDS encoding alpha-ketoglutarate-dependent dioxygenase AlkB translates to MNSLFQSEPIYFDLPDAEIIYFPSFLSEEEVNSLFYELQKNIPWQQDEITVYGKKHLQPRLTALYGNEGMPYSYSNIVMQPHHWTLPLQEIKLRIERVSETNFTTVLLNYYRDGNDGNGWHADNEKELGVNPVIASLSLGAERNFQLKHNKDPTQKKNIILENGSLLLMKGTTQHFWKHQVPKTAKSISPRINLTFRVIK, encoded by the coding sequence ATGAATTCACTATTTCAATCCGAGCCTATATATTTTGATCTGCCAGATGCCGAAATCATCTACTTTCCGTCTTTTCTATCGGAGGAAGAGGTGAATTCTCTTTTTTATGAATTGCAGAAAAACATTCCGTGGCAACAGGATGAAATTACTGTTTATGGCAAAAAACATTTACAACCCCGATTGACTGCTTTATACGGGAATGAAGGGATGCCCTACTCCTATTCGAATATAGTGATGCAACCTCATCATTGGACTTTGCCACTGCAAGAAATTAAATTACGTATTGAGAGGGTTTCTGAAACTAATTTTACAACTGTTTTACTCAATTATTACAGAGACGGCAATGATGGCAATGGCTGGCATGCCGACAATGAAAAAGAATTAGGAGTGAATCCAGTAATTGCATCATTAAGCTTAGGTGCAGAACGAAACTTTCAGTTAAAACACAATAAAGACCCTACTCAAAAAAAGAATATCATTCTAGAGAATGGTAGTTTGTTATTAATGAAAGGTACGACACAACATTTTTGGAAACATCAAGTACCTAAAACTGCAAAATCAATAAGCCCAAGAATAAATCTTACTTTTAGAGTGATTAAATAA
- a CDS encoding DUF4369 domain-containing protein, whose product MKNSIIAFASLLLLVACNKNESNKNLHITGNIKGLKEGTLYIQKYNDTVLIAIDTIKIDGKSTFESNLDLKSPEMLYLYLDRGVTNSLDNNITFFAEPGTINIDTDLDSFISSAKITGSKNQELYEEYKKINSRFTDENLTLIEQRFKALKSKNAKAIDSISAAQESNIKRKYLYATNFAVNHKDHEVSPYIALAEIYDINIKYLDTIQKSMTPKVANSLYGKKLTKYVNDIKKSEAK is encoded by the coding sequence ATGAAAAATTCTATTATTGCTTTTGCCTCTCTACTTCTTTTGGTTGCGTGTAACAAAAATGAATCCAATAAGAATCTGCATATCACAGGAAATATCAAAGGATTAAAAGAAGGCACCTTATACATTCAAAAATATAATGATACTGTTCTTATTGCAATCGACACTATTAAGATTGATGGAAAGTCAACATTTGAAAGTAATCTTGATTTAAAATCACCCGAAATGTTATACTTATATCTTGATAGAGGAGTAACCAACTCTCTTGACAATAACATCACATTTTTTGCAGAACCTGGAACAATCAATATCGATACTGACTTAGATTCATTCATTTCAAGTGCAAAAATCACAGGATCAAAAAATCAAGAATTATACGAAGAATACAAAAAAATAAACTCTCGTTTCACCGATGAAAATCTAACTCTGATTGAGCAAAGATTCAAAGCTCTAAAAAGTAAAAATGCAAAAGCAATTGATAGCATTTCTGCAGCACAAGAGAGCAACATCAAACGTAAATATCTTTATGCAACCAATTTTGCTGTAAACCACAAAGATCACGAAGTATCACCATATATCGCTTTGGCCGAAATTTATGATATCAATATTAAATACTTAGATACCATACAAAAATCGATGACTCCAAAAGTTGCCAACTCTCTTTATGGTAAAAAATTGACCAAGTATGTGAATGACATCAAAAAAAGTGAGGCAAAATAA